GTACCAAGGAAAATCTCTTTTAAATACAAATCCAACAATGTAATTTTTGTAACATATAATATTTTATATTTTGTTGGTTATATAGATGGTTAAAATTTGACGCCTAGTATGAGGGTGTACAATAAACATGGAGTGCGAGAGTAGTTCTATCGTAAATCATTTGTTCTGTTTGTAAATTCGGGAATTGCAAGCTAAAAGTATATTCAACTTTCTTCATTTTCTTAGGACTGGAGCAATTTTAGTGGCAGGATTAGTGCGGGAACTAATATATGGTAAATATGACAAAATGTTCTAGTACTCTACCTGTCAACCAACCTCTACAAGAGATGATTTatatttacaaaaaaaaaaaaTCTGCTCCATGGAAACTACTTCTGGCTTTGATTACTTCCTGGCGAGGTCCTCGGGGCTCTTTTCCAAATCAAGCATGGGGAAACTTTTGATGAGGTGTTTGAACCTGTCGGTCGCGATGACTGCAATCATTGATTCCTCTGACGACAGAAACTCGAGGCAGGCATCCTTGAGCCGCTCACATATATACTGATCCGCCAGTGCCAATGTGGCCATGACGGTATTAGCATCAATGCGCCCGCACAACTCTCCTTGGCACATCGCCTTCAGCCTGCCTAGCCCGTACCGATCAGCTGCGGCCAGCAAGTGCTCCACTGCGGCGGTGCTATAACCTTGGCCGTCGCACGGCGGCAACGAGTCCGTGTAGACGTAGTGAAGAAGGATCTGGAAGATGTCCGGCTCCATGTCGGCGACCTCCATCGTCGGACCAAAGATCTGAGCGTCGAGAAGCGGCGCCCGCATGGCCAGCATGAACCTGTGCGCCCTGAACCGCCGGCCTCCCACGAGGATGGTGACGTCCGCGCCTATCCCGTCCTTGAGGGTGCGCTCGAGCTGGCCGGGAAGCTCCGTCGGAGGGGCCGCGGCAAGGCTCGTCCTGCACTCCGCGGGCGGTTCTTTGATCACGGCGACGACGCACCTCAGCGTCAAGAGGTGAGACGACGATCTCAGCTTCGATTTCTCGACGAATTTGTTAAAGCCAAAGCCAGTGGAGGATTCTGGAGAGAAGACGTGACTCCCTACCTGCCTGGTCTCTTGTACATGGCCTTGATCGTCCAGCATGGTTAATGTGAACATTGCCCTCACCTCGTACTTGGCCAGCTGGCAAAGACAACACAAGTAGGCCCCCGCGTTGCCGGCAGCGTCCTCCTTGCCTCCGTCCGGGTAGAACCTGATGTTCCAATCGTAGCCGCCGACGGTGAACGTGCTCGACCTAATGTACCTCCCGAAGCCCATGCCGTCGAGCAGCGGGTAGTTGGTCACCACGAAATCGTGCGTCGCGCCCTCCGTCACGCACCTCGACGACGTCTCGGCTACCCGGAGGCCTTCGCCGTGATCAACCGCAGCGGCCGCGTTAACCTGCGCCATGGCTAACGTAAACGCGGGTGTTCCTGCTGTTGATCAACGATCCTTTTTCCGGGAGTCACCGTATATATACATGGAGAGGATTGTTAGTGGTTGGAGTACTTTACAGTAGAAACATGTTTCCTTTCGGAAATCATCCCGATTAAGCTAGTCGTGTCGTAACCTTCCCCAACTGACTTTGCGTTTGCCTTCCACGATTGATGTTGGACTTGGATTCCTCTCGGAGTTCTAGTTTAGCACGATTGTTTACCGCTTTTCCAACCGGGCAttaacacacacacaccctccatTACTTTGCAATAAGCACGCCACGCTGGGTTCAACGTGCAAGACGGGCGTACGCACTAGGCCCCGCGCGACCGCCTCGTTCCCTACACGCCTCCATCCCCTACCTCCAGCCGTATTTCTCCACAGGCGCCGCATCCCCATCTTTTCCCCGTGTTGCGACCGAGCCACCACGAGCTCTTTCGCCGTGCTCCCATGGCGGTGACCACATGCTGCAACCACGGCGGCCAAGTGTGCCTGACGGCGGTGACCGAAGGTGACCATGGGGGCTGCAAACATGCCGGGAAATTTTGGAACCAGCAAGGATATGCCATGCCTGTCTGCCACCATGGCCGGACCCGCGCATATACAAGTGTTGCAACTGTCATCTAAAACAGCTTCAACAGTTGTTgagaaaagcttcaaccatagataTAGAAAGCTTTAACGGACACTGCTCAACGAGGAAAAGCTGCAACCATAGCTGGATTTTGCTACTATCTgtgaagttttttgctacatccatcaaggTGGAGCTGCGGCCTCGCTATGGCGGCGACGATAATTTGTTGCAACCATAGTTGGATTTTGCTACTATCGACcaagttttttgctacatccatcaaggCGGAGCTGCGACCTCGCGGCGGCAGTGACGACGATTTGGTGCAACCTTAGTTggattttgctactaccggtgAATGTTTTTGCTATATCCATTCAACGGCGTTGACTGGCTGCTGGCCGTCGTCGAGGCAATTCCGTGTAGCGAGCATCAATAGCGAGGGGCGGTTGCGGAGCTACAACCTTCGCCGTTGAGAGTTGGAACCGCAAGTGCAGTTGTAGCATGTGTCAAGGCGACGACGAGAACGGCCGGCAAGGGTGGGGACCTGCGACGAGGATGACCAACGAGGGAGGGGACCGATAGTGAGGACTGCCGGCGAGGGTGGGGACCGACGGACAGTCGGGAAGGGTGGGGACCAGCGATGAGGACGGCCGGCGAGGGTGGGGACCGGCGACGAGGACGACCGACGAGGGTGGGGACTGGCGACGAGGACGACCGACGAGGGTGGCGACCGGCGATGAGGATGGCCACCAAAGGGGACAGGAAGAGCGCCGCACACCCTGAGTGGGAGATGTGGATCCAGCCGAGGAAGAAAAAGCTGGCTGGCGAATATATTTTTTTGGCCCGAATCCAATGGCCACGCGGCTCACATCCAACGTCTGGTGCGCGACCGGCTGAAACTTTGGCCGACGCCTAGCAGTTGCCTAATGGAATACGATCTAGTCCAGATATATTATAGCTAAAGATAAGAGGGAAAGAGGGGAGAGAGCTGGAGCAGGACTAGAAAACCTGTTGCGGTTGATTTGCCATCGAGAACGACCATTACAGGGAAAAGAACTAATGCCACTAACAGAAGTGTTCAGagtattttttttacatttttttgctGGTAAAGTAGAGTTCAGTGTAATGTTTTTTCGATAAAAGatgattttattaactcaaaatgtagcatcaagtggatacaaagcattatgagtaacacccgacCTCTGCATAACTAGGTTGCACACAGCCGAACACCAAAAGTCTGACAACCAGAAGAAAACAAAAGCCGACAAATCGGCAATAGcagagtcctatagaccgacatTGTGCCTATGACGAAAGGTGAGATGGACCAATCCGAAGGTTATGCTGCCATCCATGTTGGGCAAAAACCTCCGGAGCCACCTACTCCAACCGCGTCCACACCGCCTTGAACAATAGTTGGACCTCCGCTCATTGTAGTATAGACCACGTACAAAGCGAGTATGTACAACAGAAAATAGCCTGCAAAGGAGAGGTatttttgtcattaaaaacaaaatcatttctacatagccaaagcgatcATAGTAAGGCATACGCTCGCACCCTTAGCGTTTTGGACCTATTTGATATACCGTCCAACcagtgaccaaaaatattggcaacatgTGAGGGCGGATATAAACTTGACGTTATTTGGATGATTGACCACGTAGGATGTGCAAAGTTACATTGGAAAAAGAGGTGTCTGGTTGTCTTATCATGAGTACAAAAGcaacacttcttactcccttgCCAATTGCAccgtgcgaggttgtctttggttaggACAACTCCATTACGGAGATATCACATGAAAATTTTAACTTCTCATGGTATCTTCGACCTCCGAATTTTCTTCTTGTTACTCACCGGTACCTCAGAATGCGTGAGTATACGATACATAGAGTCTACAATGAAAGACCCTGATTTTataaggttccagcgaaacacatcccgaCCTTGTGTGAGGCTAATTGCATCCAGACGAGACAAAAGGATTGGGAAAGTAGTGGTTGAACCCTCTCCCGGTGCCTCTCCCGGTGCACCGACGAAAGAAAAGATatcaaaacatttcaaaaaaatctgaaactttctGGAAATGATAATCAACAAATGTTAAAGAGGCTCACCAAGTTCGGTCATCGAACGACATCCGAGGGAAACTgtacaaaaaaacaaaattacaaaTTTTGGTCAAACAATGCACGTACATTTTGAGAAATTTTCAGTAATTTTGTCTTTTTGTACAGAGCTCCTTAGATGTTATTTGAACACCAAAATTGGCAAGCCTCTCTAACATTTGTTGATGCTGATTCTCACAAAGTTttagatttttttaaaaatattttgaTATGTTTTCTTGGGTGGTTGCATCGTGGGGGCATCAAGGGTGGGTGTAGAAAAACCACACTTCAAAAGATTATGCGATGACATAAGTCGGGGAGCCAGTCAAATCCCGCCTGAACAAAATATTCGGAAGGATGAATTGAGCACCtgcgcaatagtattattcttatcACGAGCAAATGTTGTACAAGGCTGAATATTATTTTCGGAGACTGGCAtcgcctagccagatgtcttcccaaaaACGAATCGCCGACCCATCCTTgatcgcgaaagacccaaagcgaaagaaATGTTTCTTTACTGCCATCAGGCCAGCCCAAAGTGTGTGTTGCCGGGTTTTCAATATGCCTGAGACACCACCTTTTAGCCTAGATACTTGTTTAACAAGAAGAAAACACAGTCTACAGCAGTGAACAAACAACACACATAAAAACCATCCGGAGCAACAACCAAACACGAGCCGCACTAAACACTACGCCTGCGGATGCGCAGCACCACCAGCAGTAGCTTCCATGAGCGAGACCAAAGTTGTTTTTCGATCAATGATGCTTTTTTATTGACTCATAATGTAGCATTGAAGAATACAATCATAATGAGTACAACATCCGGCTTCTGCATaattaagatgcacacagccaacactaaCACACATAAATAATCAGGTCCGCGTggagcaaagtcatacaagaccgaAGCTATGGCAGACGGAGTGATAAAAAGAAAAATTCCTGAAGCAATTCGACAATATATGGTGGTGACCATCGGCACCCATCATCTATTGACAACACAAGGAATACGAGAAAGGTTCTTCAAAATCGACGCCTCCAGAAAGG
The window above is part of the Triticum aestivum cultivar Chinese Spring chromosome 2A, IWGSC CS RefSeq v2.1, whole genome shotgun sequence genome. Proteins encoded here:
- the LOC123186176 gene encoding BTB/POZ and MATH domain-containing protein 2-like; amino-acid sequence: MAQVNAAAAVDHGEGLRVAETSSRCVTEGATHDFVVTNYPLLDGMGFGRYIRSSTFTVGGYDWNIRFYPDGGKEDAAGNAGAYLCCLCQLAKYEVRAMFTLTMLDDQGHVQETRQVGSHVFSPESSTGFGFNKFVEKSKLRSSSHLLTLRCVVAVIKEPPAECRTSLAAAPPTELPGQLERTLKDGIGADVTILVGGRRFRAHRFMLAMRAPLLDAQIFGPTMEVADMEPDIFQILLHYVYTDSLPPCDGQGYSTAAVEHLLAAADRYGLGRLKAMCQGELCGRIDANTVMATLALADQYICERLKDACLEFLSSEESMIAVIATDRFKHLIKSFPMLDLEKSPEDLARK